A region from the Candidatus Angelobacter sp. genome encodes:
- a CDS encoding cellulase family glycosylhydrolase, with the protein MTIRSLFLAAAIPWRALPAELPGPVLPAGVGVNIHFTRGHERDLDMIAAAGFRFIRMDFGWAAIERKKGEYEWSEYEELTASLEKRGIRPYYILDYSNPLYEETVTGKNPISGAEHRDTASPQHPQSVAAFARWAAAAAQHFHGRHVVWEIWNEPNISFWKPKPDAGQYTALALATCKAVRAADPQATIVAPATSTFPWEFLDRFLKSGVLEYLDGVSVHPYRSKERPPETATADYQRLRGLIERYAPDEAGKKIPIISGEWGYSSNTKGVSPEIQAAFIARQQLSNLLNGVPISIWYDWKNDGEDPNENEHNFGTVIYNLKPKPAYTAIQTLTRELSGYRIARRHDTGNEKDFVLVLMNANGETKLAVWTVGEAHNVTLGLMPTTATTITCVGSGGEKRKLRVEGNRLIVELTAAPGYLSLDQVKLK; encoded by the coding sequence ATGACCATCAGATCGCTATTTCTCGCTGCCGCCATTCCCTGGAGGGCCCTGCCCGCTGAATTGCCCGGACCGGTGTTGCCCGCCGGCGTCGGCGTCAACATCCATTTCACGCGCGGGCACGAACGCGACCTCGATATGATCGCCGCGGCCGGATTCAGGTTTATCCGCATGGATTTTGGCTGGGCGGCCATCGAACGGAAGAAAGGAGAATACGAGTGGTCGGAATACGAGGAGTTGACCGCCAGCCTGGAGAAGCGCGGCATCCGGCCTTACTACATCCTCGACTACTCGAATCCGCTTTACGAGGAGACGGTCACCGGAAAGAACCCGATCAGCGGCGCGGAACATCGCGATACCGCCTCGCCGCAACATCCGCAAAGCGTTGCCGCGTTCGCGCGCTGGGCCGCAGCCGCGGCGCAACATTTTCACGGACGGCACGTGGTTTGGGAAATCTGGAACGAACCGAACATTTCATTCTGGAAGCCGAAACCCGACGCCGGGCAGTACACTGCTCTGGCGCTAGCGACCTGCAAAGCGGTTCGTGCGGCCGACCCTCAAGCCACCATTGTCGCACCGGCAACTTCGACGTTTCCGTGGGAGTTCCTCGACCGCTTTCTGAAATCCGGGGTGCTTGAATACCTCGACGGCGTCAGCGTTCATCCCTATCGCTCCAAAGAGAGACCGCCGGAGACCGCGACGGCCGACTATCAGCGACTTCGCGGCCTGATCGAGCGTTACGCACCGGACGAAGCAGGGAAAAAAATCCCCATCATCAGTGGTGAATGGGGCTACTCATCCAACACAAAGGGCGTGTCGCCGGAAATACAGGCCGCCTTCATCGCGCGGCAACAACTGTCCAATTTGCTCAACGGCGTACCCATCTCGATCTGGTACGACTGGAAGAACGACGGCGAAGACCCGAACGAGAACGAACACAATTTCGGCACCGTCATTTACAACCTGAAACCCAAGCCCGCTTACACTGCGATTCAAACCCTGACCCGCGAACTGTCCGGTTATCGCATCGCCCGCCGGCACGACACGGGGAACGAAAAGGATTTCGTGCTGGTCCTGATGAATGCCAACGGTGAAACCAAACTCGCAGTCTGGACGGTTGGCGAGGCCCACAATGTGACGCTTGGATTGATGCCGACCACCGCAACCACGATCACCTGTGTCGGGAGTGGCGGCGAGAAGCGGAAACTGCGGGTCGAAGGAAATCGTTTGATCGTCGAATTGACAGCCGCGCCCGGCTACCTTTCGTTGGACCAGGTGAAGCTCAAATAA
- a CDS encoding response regulator, whose amino-acid sequence MVTKARVMPKILVVDDEPDAVELVEFNLKGAGYEVVTAGDGDEALKKTRAAAPDLIVLDLMIPEVDGLEVCKILRRDPATSAIPIIMLTAKAAEIDRVLGLELGADDYVTKPFSPRELILRVKNLLKGGRSEEDKKDRYQIGDLLIDVPRHLVSVQGRRVDLTATEFKLLTVLAQRRGRVQSREQLLQDVWQYDNLIDTRTVDTHMRRLREKLGRASRYLDTVRGVGYRFVEN is encoded by the coding sequence ATGGTAACCAAAGCCCGCGTGATGCCGAAAATACTCGTGGTGGACGATGAGCCGGATGCGGTCGAACTTGTCGAGTTCAACCTGAAGGGCGCGGGATATGAAGTGGTAACCGCCGGCGACGGCGACGAGGCGTTGAAGAAAACACGCGCCGCGGCGCCGGACCTGATCGTGCTGGACCTCATGATTCCCGAGGTGGACGGACTGGAGGTCTGCAAGATTCTTCGGCGGGACCCGGCGACCTCTGCCATTCCCATCATCATGCTGACCGCGAAGGCGGCGGAAATAGACCGCGTGCTGGGCCTTGAACTCGGGGCCGACGATTACGTCACCAAACCATTCAGCCCGCGCGAACTGATCCTGCGCGTAAAGAACCTGCTGAAAGGCGGGCGCAGTGAAGAGGACAAGAAAGACCGTTACCAAATCGGGGATTTGCTCATCGACGTTCCGCGGCACCTCGTTAGCGTTCAAGGCCGGCGCGTGGACCTCACAGCGACGGAATTCAAGCTGTTGACCGTGTTGGCCCAGCGCCGCGGGCGCGTGCAGTCACGCGAGCAGCTCCTCCAGGATGTCTGGCAGTACGACAACCTCATTGATACCCGCACCGTGGACACCCACATGCGCCGCCTGCGGGAAAAGCTGGGCCGGGCTTCCCGGTATCTCGACACAGTCCGCGGCGTGGGTTACCGGTTCGTCGAGAACTGA